A section of the Pseudomonadota bacterium genome encodes:
- a CDS encoding accessory factor UbiK family protein, which yields MERNPFVDDVASRLADKVPSGLGVLRRDLENNFRAILHSALAQLDLVPRDEFDVQKKVLDKTRAKLTELELRTAELEAQLKNKLND from the coding sequence ATGGAACGTAATCCTTTTGTGGACGATGTCGCGAGCCGTTTGGCGGACAAAGTGCCTTCCGGGCTAGGTGTCCTGCGGCGCGATCTCGAGAATAATTTTCGTGCGATTCTTCATTCTGCGTTGGCGCAACTTGATCTGGTGCCGAGGGATGAGTTCGACGTCCAGAAGAAAGTCTTAGACAAGACCCGAGCAAAGCTGACCGAACTTGAGCTGCGCACGGCTGAGCTGGAAGCGCAGC